From Pagrus major chromosome 6, Pma_NU_1.0, one genomic window encodes:
- the ppfia4 gene encoding liprin-alpha-4 translates to MMCEVMPTISEGDSAGPPRGTGSVPNGSDQEANFEQLMVNMLDERDKLLESLRETQETLIQSQTKLQGALHERDVLQRQINAALPQEFATLTKELNICREQLLEKEEEISELKAERNNTRLLLEHLECLVSRHERSLRMTVVKRQAPPPSGVSSEVEVLKALKSLFEHHKALDEKVRERLRVALERVATLEGQLASTTQELSMVRQRKDGDSVERTDGSKPTWKRLPNGSIDAHDDGGRVSELQELLDRTNKELAQSREHSVTLNARMAELEAELTNARRELSRSEELSIKQQREQREREDMEERITTLEKRYLAAQRETTHIHDLNDKLENELATKDSLHRQSEEKVRQLQEMLEMAEQRLAQTMRKAETLPEVEAELAQRVAALSKAEERHGNVEERLRQLESQLEEKNQELGRARQREKMNEEHNKRLSDTVDRLLTESNERLQLHLKERMAALEDKNSLIQDLENCQKQLEEFHHTRERLIGEIEKLRNEIDHLKRRSGAFGDGTHPRSHLGSSSDLRFSVVEGQDGHYSTTVIRRAQKGRLSALRDDPNKDYPSLRGSVSHLLGSDIEAESDLDDDVSSALLSPSGQSDAQTLALMLQEQLDAINEEIRMIQVERESADLRSDEIESRVNSGSMDGLNVTLRPRALPTSATAQSLASSSSPPTSGHSTPKHHSRNASHHLGIMTLPSDLRKHRRKVASPVEVDKATIKCETSPPSSPRSLRLETNFAQFTGSLEDGRGKQKKGIKSSIGRLFGKKEKGGRMEPTVGRDGQPLPALTDFEMGIGDSMTLGKLGTQAERDRRMKKKHELLEDARKRGLAFAQWDGPTVVSWLELWVGMPAWYVAACRANVKSGAIMSALSDTEIQREIGISNPLHRLKLRLAIQEMVSLTSPSAPLTSRTSSGNVWVTHEEMENLASSTKADNEEGSWAQTLAYGDMNHEWIGNEWLPSLGLPQYRSYFMECLVDARMLDHLTKKDLRSHLKMVDSFHRASLQYGIMCLKRLNYDRKDLERRREDSQHDMKDVLVWTNEQVIHWVLSIGLREYSGNLLESGIHGALIALDETFDYSSLALILQIPMQNTQARQVLEREFNNMLALGTDRRLEESGDDKSFRRSPSWRKRFRAREGGAGLGMMAGSMETLPAGFRMPSMSMPPSVNLMPKKQLQPEVHSHYLYGHMLAAF, encoded by the exons gAGTTTGCCACCCTGACGAAGGAGCTGAACATATGCCGggagcagctgctggagaaagaggaggaaatatCTGAGCTGAAAGCTGAAAGGAACAACACCAGG ctgctgctggagcacCTGGAGTGTCTGGTGTCTCGTCACGAACGCAGTCTGAGGATGACAGTGGTGAAGAGACAGGCACCCCCACCATCTGGAGTCTCCAGCGAGGTGGAGGTCCTCAAAGCCCTGAAGTCGCTGTTTGAACACCACAAGGCTCTGGATGAAAag gtacGTGAGAGGCTTCGGGTGGCTCTGGAGAGAGTTGCCACCCTTGAGGGACAGCTAGCAAGTACCACGCAAGAG TTGAGCATGGTGAGACAAAGGAAGGACGGTGACTCAGTGGAGCGAACAGATGGATCCAAACCTACATGGAAG AGACTACCCAACGGCTCAATAGACGCCCACGACGACGGCGGCCGGGTGTCTGAGCTTCAGGAGCTGCTGGATAGGACCAATAAGGAGCTGGCTCAGAGCCGCGAGCACTCCGTCACTCTCAATGCCCGCATGGCCGAGCTCGAGGCCGAGCTCACGAACGCACGCAGAGAACTGAGTCGCAGCGAGGAGCTGTCGATCAAACAACAGAGGGAACAGAGAGAG AGAGAGGatatggaggagaggataacaACATTAGAGAAACGCTACCTGGCTGCTCAGCGGGAGACCACACACATCCACGACCTCAACGACAAACTGGAGAATGAGCTGGCCACCAAGGACTCGCTGCACCGACAG AGCGAGGAGAAGGTGCGCCAGCTGCAGGAGATGCTAGAGATGGCAGAGCAGAGGCTGGCTCAGACCATGAGGAAGGCTGAGACACTGCCAGAGGTGGAAGCTGAACTTGCGCAGAGAGTGGCGGCACTTTCCAag GCTGAGGAGCGCCATGGCAACGTGGAAGAGCGGCTCAGACAGCTGGAGTCACAACTGGAGGAGAAGAACCAAGAGCTAggaagg GCtcgtcagagagagaaaatgaatgagGAGCACAACAAGCGTTTGTCAGACACTGTCGATCGTCTGCTCACTGAGTCCAATGAAAGACTGCAGCTCCATCTAAAGGAACGCATGGCCGCCCTGGAGGACAAG AATTCCCTCATTCAGGACCTGGAGAATTGCCAGAAACAGCTTGAAGAGTTCCATCACACCAGG gaACGTCTGATTGGAGAGATTGAGAAGCTGAGAAATGAGATCGACCATTTGAAACGTCGCAGTGGGGCGTTTGGAGATGGAACTCACCCtcg GTCTCACCTGGGTAGCTCCAGCGACCTTCGCTTCTCAGTGGTGGAGGGCCAGGACGGCCACTACAGCACAACTGTGATCAGGCGGGCACAGAAGGGCAGGCTGTCAGCGCTACGAGACGACCCGAACAAG GACTACCCATCTCTGCGTGGCAGCGTCAGCCACCTCCTCGGCAGCGACATCGAGGCAGAGTCGGACCTGGATGATGACGTTAGCTCGGCCCTGCTCTCCCCCAGCGGCCAATCAGACGCTCAGACTCTCGCTCTCATGCTGCAGGAGCAGCTTGACGCTATCAACGAGGAGATAAG gatgatccaggtggagagagagtcaGCAGACCTCCGCTCGGACGAGATCGAGTCCCGCGTGAACAGCGGCAGCATGGATGGACTCAATGTGACGCTTCGACCCCGCGCCCTGCCCACTTCTGCCACCGCCCAGTCCCTGGCATCATCCTCCTCCCCGCCCACCAGTGGCCACTCCACACCAAAACACCACTCACGCAACGCCAGCCACCATCTAGGCATCATGACGCTG CCGAGCGACTTGAGGAAACACCGCAGGAAAGTAGCA TCTCCAGTGGAAGTGGACAAAGCTACTATCAAGTGTGAGACATCTCCCCCCTCGTCTCCCCGCAGTTTACGGCTGGAAACCAATTTCGCCCAGTTCACAGGCAGTCTAGAGGATGGACGagg CAAGCAGAAGAAAGGCATCAAGTCGTCTATTGGCCGATTGTTtgggaagaaggagaaggggggTCGAATGGAGCCGACTGTAGGCAGAGATGGACAGCCTCTACCGGCCCTTACAG ACTTTGAGATGGGCATCGGTGACAGTATGACTCTGGGAAAACTGGGCACGCAGGCGGAGAGAGACCGCAGGatgaagaaaaa GCACGAGCTTCTTGAAGACGCCAGGAAAAGAGGTCTGGCATTTGCCCAGTGGGACGGCCCTACTGTTGTCTCCTGGCTAGAG CTGTGGGTGGGTATGCCGGCGTGGTATGTGGCGGCCTGCCGTGCCAATGTGAAGAGTGGAGCCATCATGTCGGCTCTGTCGGACACAGAGATCCAGCGGGAGATTGGCATCAGCAACCCTCTGCACCGACTCAAACTCCGCCTTGCCATCCAGGAGATGGTCTCCCTCACCAGCCCGTCCGCACCACTCACCTCCAGAACG TCCTCCGGAAATGTGTGGGTGACTCATGAAGAGATGGAGAACCTGGCTTCCTCCACCAAAGCG GACAATGAGGAGGGCAGCTGGGCACAG ACTCTGGCGTATGGCGACATGAATCATGAGTGGATAGGGAACGAGTGGCTGCCCAGCCTCGGTCTGCCTCAGTACCGCTCCTACTTCATGGAGTGTCTAGTGGACGCACGCATGCTGGATCACCTGACCAAGAAGGACCTGAGGAGCCACCTCAAGATGGTGGACAGCTTCCATAG gGCTAGTCTGCAGTATGGGATTATGTGCTTGAAGAGACTCAATTATGACAGGAAAGACCTGGAGCGCCGGAGAGAGGACAGCCAACACGACATGAAAG ACGTGCTGGTGTGGACCAACGAGCAGGTGATCCACTGGGTCCTGTCCATTGGTTTGAGGGAGTACAGTGGCAACTTGTTGGAGAGCGGCATCCACGGAGCGCTCATCGCTCTGGACGAGACCTTCGACTACAGCAGTCTAGCGCTCATCCTGCAGATCCCTATGCAGAACACACAG gcacGGCAGGTTCTGGAGAGGGAATTCAACAACATGTTAGCCTTGGGGACCGACCGTCGACTAGAGGAG AGTGGGGATGACAAGTCTTTTCGACGCTCTCCATCGTGGCGTAAGAGGTTTCGGGCGCGCGAGGGAGGGGCGGGGCTGGGCATGATGGCGGGCTCCATGGAAACGCTGCCTGCTGGCTTCCGCATGCCCTCCATGTCCATGCCCCCCTCTGTGAACTTGATGCCCAAGAAACAGCTCCAGCCTGAAG TGCATTCTCATTACCTATACGGACACATGCTTGCGGCCTTTTGA